The proteins below come from a single Pichia kudriavzevii chromosome 2, complete sequence genomic window:
- a CDS encoding uncharacterized protein (PKUD0B07970; Pfam Domains: Ferric_reduct(7.2e-32)), producing MNWKRSLLTFALLDTVSALQGITMNMYPPDPCGSICFKYFKGFILDCSVILTDEELAMAKPKSSHDKPTKVNNSVSCLSNNEHYLNSVAWCFETQCSNFSDVSLAEVNRVWSKSYPVSNYSFVDALAMGKPTEVANMNLNPNMTYGLLVNETEFYISYKSADGIFLAENTQAKMALSLVMITWSLVLFGMFYNISEKFHLGERLLPRSFFIFLRKNIIYPALFREKCAVPISLGEGLPIDYAPPRIVSLTILLYYAINLIFCAVPYSYFNLFNRYPHDRFSVLCLYVGNRTGFLAFANMPVLVLFASRNNIFQWLTGWSYATFQHYHRHVAIICLLETIAHSVIYTATYARLHIYSIEAAKPYFWWGIISTIVGSLIPIFSILKLRISRYEFFLAIHYVMAILFLVTAHLHLLKKTGSKWGYPDWLYLSYALWFFDLFMRTLRILRLKFQGCRSKALVELVDKESRTIKITYDVGNAKQNYLSNYYYLYFFTVAPFFTSHPFTAAEWSSQNDVEEISDSSDESEKLVARETTFSNSSKLSFYVKCMKGTTNEIFRKLEKNNYNPLEIYSLLEGPYGSYERDMYDDFDFVMILTGGIGNTIVLNHLRYFLDYRSTKSIQSNSSVKIQVLHVDRFSQRLAYLKEKIQSLITLNVSHDVKVDLHNTSHRGHVNIREYLKKYIEHIETEYPTGIRRVAVISCGPAKFNDVSRHACVELQKKIVDNTIVTYISDPFEW from the coding sequence ATGAACTGGAAACGCAGCTTATTGACATTTGCTCTACTTGATACGGTAAGTGCACTTCAAGGGATCACAATGAACATGTATCCTCCGGACCCTTGCGGAAGTATTTGTTTCAAGTACTTCAAGGGGTTCATTTTGGATTGTTCGGTCATTTTAACCGATGAAGAACTTGCAATGGCCAAACCAAAAAGTAGTCATGATAAGCCCACTAAAGTAAACAATTCTGTTTCCTGTTTGTCTAATAATGAACATTATTTAAACAGTGTCGCCTGGTGTTTCGAAACACAGTGTTCAAATTTCTCGGACGTGTCCCTGGCTGAAGTGAATAGAGTATGGAGCAAAAGCTACCCCGTGTCAAACTACTCATTTGTTGATGCGTTAGCGATGGGTAAACCAACGGAAGTGGCAAATATGAACTTAAACCCAAATATGACATATGGATTATTAGTCAATGAAACCGAGTTCTATATCTCGTATAAGAGTGCTGATGGAATTTTCCTGGCTGAAAATACGCAGGCCAAAATGGCCTTATCGTTGGTAATGATCACTTGGAGTTTGGTTTTATTCGGCATGTTTTACAACATATCggaaaaatttcatttggGTGAACGGTTGTTACCAcgttctttttttattttcttaaGAAAAAACATAATTTATCCTGCTTTATTCAGAGAAAAATGTGCTGTGCCAATTAGTCTGGGTGAAGGGCTACCAATCGATTATGCTCCCCCAAGAATTGTTTCACTTACGATTCTACTATATTACGCAAttaatttgattttctgtGCTGTGCCTTACAGttatttcaatttatttaATAGGTATCCACACGATAGGTTTAGTGTTCTATGCCTTTATGTCGGTAATCGTACTGGATTTTTGGCATTTGCAAATATGCCAGTTCTAGTCTTATTTGCGTCCAGAAATAATATTTTCCAATGGCTCACAGGTTGGTCATACGCTacttttcaacattatcatAGACACGTTGCGATTATTTGTCTTTTAGAGACAATTGCACATAGTGTCATATATACTGCAACGTATGCAAGGCTTCATATATATTCCATTGAAGCCGCAAAACCATATTTTTGGTGGGGAATAATTTCTACCATTGTTGGTTCTCTTATTCCgatattttccattttgaagctaagaatttcaagatatgagttttttttggctATCCACTATGTAATGGcaatattatttttggtgACTGCacatttgcatttgttgaaaaaaacaggtTCCAAGTGGGGATATCCAGATTGGCTATATTTATCGTATGCACTATGGttctttgatttatttatgAGAACACTCAGAATACTACGGCTAAAGTTTCAAGGATGCAGAAGTAAGGCTTTGGTTGAATTGGTTGACAAAGAATCCAGGACCATAAAAATCACTTATGATGTTGGCAATGCAAAGCAGAATTATTTGAGCAACTATTACTatctctatttttttactgTTGCGCCATTCTTCACAAGCCATCCTTTCACAGCAGCAGAATGGTCATCTCAGAAcgatgttgaagaaatatcTGATAGTAGTGACGAGAGTGAGAAATTAGTTGCTAGAGAAACCACTTTTAGTAATTCTTCGAAATTATCATTCTACGTAAAATGTATGAAAGGCACAACAAATGAAATATTCAGGAAACTTGAGAAAAACAACTACAATCCTCTTGAAATTTATTCTCTTCTTGAAGGCCCGTATGGATCTTACGAAAGAGATATGTACGATgactttgattttgttatGATCCTAACAGGTGGCATTGGGAACACAATTGTATTAAATCACCTCCGTTACTTCTTAGATTATAGAAGCACTAAAAGTATCCAAAGTAATAGCAGTGTAAAAATCCAAGTGTTGCATGTTGACCGTTTTTCCCAGAGATTGGCTTActtaaaagaaaagattCAATCACTCATCACTTTGAATGTTTCGCATGATGTAAAAGTTGATTTACACAACACAAGTCACCGAGGGCATGTCAATATCAGAgaatacttgaaaaaatacattgaACACATCGAAACAGAATATCCGACCGGCATTAGAAGAGTTGCTGTCATTTCTTGTGGCCCTgcaaaattcaatgatgTGTCCAGACATGCATGCGTTgaacttcaaaagaaaatagtCGACAACACAATCGTCACCTACATCAGCGATCCATTTGAATGGTGA